CCCTGAAGATGCACCAAGTGACCTTGCAATCATCGGTCGTTATCTTCTTACTCCAGAAATCTTCAATATCCTTGAAACACAAGAACCTGGATCTGGTAATGAAATTCAATTGACAGATGCCATTGATACCCTTAATAAAACACAACGTGTTTTTGCACGCCAATTTAACGGTGACCGCTATGATGTCGGTGACAAATTTGGCTTTATGAAAACTTCTATTGACTATGCCCTTCAACACCCTCAAATCAAAGATAGCATGAAACAATATCTTATCGATTTAGGTAAAGAATTAGAAGCTGATTCAAAAAAAGAAGAAACTAAATAAAATACTATAAAACAATCCCTTAGAAAAATTTCTAAGGGATTTATTTTTATCTTAACGCAGCTAAAATCAAAATAAGATTTAAAATAATATACGCACCTGCCGCAAGCCAACGTTGCCAAGATTTAAACATATCTTTTTCTACAAGTGTTGGTAAGAAGATAGCACATAAAATACCACCAACAAGACCGCCAATATGTCCGATAATCCCGACACCTGGGGTGAATAAATTAAAAAGTAAATTAATCAAAATCAACAACTGGTAATTGCGCCCCAATTCTTTCAAAAAAGGATTTCTACCAAAATAGCCAACTACCATAATAGCTGCAAAGACACCAAATAGCGATGTTGAAGCACCTGCCGCAATCACATTTGGCGTAAAGAAAAGGGTAAAGACATTTCCAACCACTCCTGATAACACATAAAGCGCCAAAAATTTATGATGCCCCCAAATCTGCTCTGCAATTTGTCCAACAAAATAAAGTGTTAAGGCATTGAAGAAAAAATGTTCCCAACCGATATGAACAAAAATTGGTGTCACTAAACGCCACAATTGCGTCGGAGCTAGGCTAACATAAGCACCATACATGCCACCAAAATTAAGAATCGCTTGCCAAGAGGTCGCATTACCAAAATACACAATCTGCATTGCTAAAAAAACGAGTGTTGTTAAAACCAATAAAAATATCGTTATTGGACTTCTTTTAATTTCATTTTTCATCTACTAAAAACCTCCTTCACAGCTATATCATGACAATCTGCCTGAAACTCTGCTTTCTGAAACTCATAAATCGTGCTAACGGTATGTCCGTCATAATCAGCTAAATAACGGTCATAGTACCCGCCGCCATATCCGATACGAAAGCCAACTGAATTGAATCCTACGCCCGGAACATGAATGATATCAATTTGCGATTTATCCACAGCATTAGCTACCACTGGCTCCCACAGACCAAACCTCGTTTTCTTCAAATTATTCGTATCGTAAGGGCAAAAAATCATTTTTCCTTTGGAATAAGTCTTGGGAACAAGAATTTTTTTCCCATCTTTTTGGGCTTGATTGATTAACAATTGCGTATCGTATTCAAAATCAAAAGCTAAATACGTTGCGATTGTTTGCGCATTTTGATAAGCTGCCGACGCGACTAAATCTTCTAACAAATCCCTATCTTTAGCGATTTTCTCCACCTTGTCATGCTCTTTTAACTGAGTCAGAATAGCTGCTCTTAACTGTGATTTTTCCATGCTATTATGATAACACAAAACTGGTTTTTTACTTAGTAAAAATCTTAAAATTTATTTTAAGGTTTCTTTAAGGCTTCTCCGATATACTGTAAACATCCTAAATAGCGGTTCTCCCAAACCGCTGGGAATTAGCTCTTTTGGAGTTGTTCCCTTTTCATAAATCTCCTGGACATGATTGAGAAATCATGTCTTTCCCTTTTTAAGCCGCTAACTCCCAATAGCGGCTTTTTTGTTACCTAAAAAAGAACTTGAGTTTTGATTCTCCAAGTTCTTTTAGTTATAACTACTCCGCTTTTTCTTTGAGAAAAGCTGAAATCTCACTAACCGCAAATGGTAAAGCAGCTTCATTCGGGCTCATTTGTGGGTGATGAAGCGCATAAGGCGTATCAACGCCAAGCCAAAACATCACACCTGGAATTTTATTTAAGAGGTAACCAAAATCTTCTCCAGTCATCGCAGGTGGGCAATCAATCAAATTAACAGCCTCTCGATTTCGGAAGAACGCCATTAAATCTTGTGCCAATTCTGGATTATTTTCCACAGGCAAATAACCACCTTGTTTCAAATTGACATCAACTTCCATACCGAAGCTAGCAGCAACACCTTTAGCAATTTCTGTTAAACGCTTTTGAATGTGCAAGCTCATATCTTGCGTCAATGTCCGAATAGTACCATGCAAGCGCGCCGTTTCAGCAATAACATTATTGGTAGTTCCAGCGTGGAAAGAACCAAAAGTCACTACGCCACCTTGAATTGGGTCAACATTACGGCTAACAATTGTCTGTACTTGTGTGACAAAATACGAAGCAGCCACCAAAGCATCATTTGCTTCATGTGGAAAAGCAGCATGACCTCCTTTTCCTTTAAACGTCACCAATACTTCACAAGTCCCTGCAAATAATGTTGAGGTATTGGTCGCAATATCACCAACCTTGAAATCAGAGCGAACATGAAGACCATAAAATTCATCTGGTTTCCAATCGCCAAAGGCATTATCTTGATACATGAGCATGCCACCAGCTTCATTCTCCTCTGCTGGTTGGAAAAGAAAGAGTACATTATTTTTTGGCTGCACTTGCACCAATTCATTAAGTAATCCAAGCGCAATGGTCATGTGCATATCATGACCACAAGCATGCATGCGTCCCTCGTGCTGGCTAGCAAATGGCAAACCAGTTTCTTCTACAATAGGCAAAGCGTCAATGTCTGTTCGCCAACCAATCGTCTTTTCAGGAGCCAAACCATTTAAAAAGACCAGAATCCCTGTTCGCCAAGTACGTTGCTCTACAAAACCTTTTCCAGCCGTAATTTCTGCAATACGCTCCAAAAGATAAGCTTGTGTTTTAAATTCTTCCAAACCAATTTCAGGAATCTGGTGCAAATCACGGCGGATATTAACTAAATCTAAAGTCATATTTTTTCCTTTATTTTTTAAAAGGGAGTGGAACAAATAAAATCTCCAGTGGAGATTTTATTCATGAGCCTAGAAATTAAAAAGCGAATCGGTAATTTCAAAAAAATTCGATTTCGTCGTCCCACCCCCGCAAGGTTGAGTAGGGTTGTAAAAGCTGATTCATCAGCGTATTAGAACCCACTCAACTACTGCGCCTTGCTTACTACAACTACATAAGTAATGAAGCTGAGCATCTTTTATCTCAACTTCCTTTATTACAAATTACGCAAAGCGTCTTCGAGTGCTGTTTTTTGTTGTGTTTTGGCATCAATTTCTTTAATGACACGCGCTGGAACACCTGCTACAACAACATTTTCAGGGACATCTTTGGTAACAATAGCTCCCGCAGCAACAACAGAACCATTACCGACTTGAACCCCTTCGATAACGACCGCATTAGCACCGATAAGGACATTGTCTCCGATACGAACTGGGTCAGCTGAAGCTGGTTCAATTACACCTGCAAGAACGGCACCTGCACCGATATGGCTATTTTTACCAACAAT
This sequence is a window from Streptococcus macedonicus ACA-DC 198. Protein-coding genes within it:
- a CDS encoding 5-formyltetrahydrofolate cyclo-ligase yields the protein MEKSQLRAAILTQLKEHDKVEKIAKDRDLLEDLVASAAYQNAQTIATYLAFDFEYDTQLLINQAQKDGKKILVPKTYSKGKMIFCPYDTNNLKKTRFGLWEPVVANAVDKSQIDIIHVPGVGFNSVGFRIGYGGGYYDRYLADYDGHTVSTIYEFQKAEFQADCHDIAVKEVFSR
- a CDS encoding GlpG protein (membrane protein of glp regulon) — its product is MKNEIKRSPITIFLLVLTTLVFLAMQIVYFGNATSWQAILNFGGMYGAYVSLAPTQLWRLVTPIFVHIGWEHFFFNALTLYFVGQIAEQIWGHHKFLALYVLSGVVGNVFTLFFTPNVIAAGASTSLFGVFAAIMVVGYFGRNPFLKELGRNYQLLILINLLFNLFTPGVGIIGHIGGLVGGILCAIFLPTLVEKDMFKSWQRWLAAGAYIILNLILILAALR
- the dapL gene encoding N-acetyl-L,L-diaminopimelate deacetylase, with product MFHSLLKNKGKNMTLDLVNIRRDLHQIPEIGLEEFKTQAYLLERIAEITAGKGFVEQRTWRTGILVFLNGLAPEKTIGWRTDIDALPIVEETGLPFASQHEGRMHACGHDMHMTIALGLLNELVQVQPKNNVLFLFQPAEENEAGGMLMYQDNAFGDWKPDEFYGLHVRSDFKVGDIATNTSTLFAGTCEVLVTFKGKGGHAAFPHEANDALVAASYFVTQVQTIVSRNVDPIQGGVVTFGSFHAGTTNNVIAETARLHGTIRTLTQDMSLHIQKRLTEIAKGVAASFGMEVDVNLKQGGYLPVENNPELAQDLMAFFRNREAVNLIDCPPAMTGEDFGYLLNKIPGVMFWLGVDTPYALHHPQMSPNEAALPFAVSEISAFLKEKAE